From Stenotrophomonas maltophilia, a single genomic window includes:
- a CDS encoding exodeoxyribonuclease VII small subunit produces the protein MAKKSPENASPVAQFEQSLESLEQLVEQMETGELSLEASLSAYERGVGLYRQCQQALEQAELRVRLLSDPAQPEAAEPFDPPSHDG, from the coding sequence ATGGCCAAGAAGTCCCCCGAAAACGCCTCCCCGGTCGCCCAGTTCGAGCAGTCGCTCGAGTCGCTGGAGCAGCTGGTGGAGCAGATGGAAACCGGCGAGCTGAGCCTGGAAGCTTCGCTCAGTGCATACGAACGCGGCGTCGGCCTGTACCGCCAGTGCCAGCAGGCGCTGGAGCAGGCCGAACTGCGCGTGCGCCTGCTCAGCGATCCAGCCCAGCCGGAAGCGGCCGAACCGTTCGACCCGCCCAGCCATGACGGCTGA
- a CDS encoding polyprenyl synthetase family protein, with product MTAEALFARWRDRIESQLDAALPSPAEAPQGLHQAMRYSVLGGGKRMRPLLVYASGHLFGAQPEALDAAAMAVELIHAYSLVHDDLPAMDDDALRRGKPTTHIAFDEATAILAGDALQARAFGLLADAPLPATLRVACLQTLAHASGAAGMCGGQALDIDATGQQQTLAALTRMHALKTGALIRAAVRMGALCGQAHEPQLAQLDSFADALGLAFQVRDDILDVEASSEQLGKTAGKDQAQDKSTFPALLGMDGAKAQLHELAARMQSLLAGYGEEADALRALATLAVQRDH from the coding sequence ATGACGGCTGAGGCCCTGTTCGCGCGCTGGCGCGACCGTATTGAAAGCCAGCTCGACGCCGCACTGCCCTCGCCCGCCGAGGCACCGCAGGGCCTGCACCAGGCCATGCGCTATTCGGTGCTGGGCGGCGGCAAGCGCATGCGCCCGTTGCTGGTGTATGCCAGCGGCCACCTGTTCGGTGCGCAGCCGGAAGCGCTGGACGCGGCCGCGATGGCGGTCGAACTGATCCACGCCTATTCACTGGTGCATGACGATCTGCCGGCAATGGACGATGACGCCCTGCGCCGCGGCAAGCCGACCACGCATATCGCCTTCGACGAAGCCACGGCGATCCTCGCTGGCGATGCCCTTCAGGCCCGCGCCTTCGGCCTGCTGGCCGATGCGCCGCTGCCAGCCACGTTGCGCGTGGCCTGCCTGCAGACCCTGGCCCACGCCTCCGGCGCCGCCGGCATGTGCGGCGGCCAGGCCCTGGACATCGATGCCACCGGCCAGCAGCAGACACTGGCGGCACTCACCCGCATGCATGCCCTGAAGACCGGCGCGTTGATCCGCGCGGCGGTGCGCATGGGCGCGCTGTGTGGCCAGGCCCACGAACCACAGCTGGCGCAGCTCGACAGCTTTGCCGACGCGCTGGGCCTGGCGTTCCAGGTACGCGATGACATCCTCGATGTCGAAGCCAGTTCCGAACAGCTGGGCAAGACCGCCGGCAAGGACCAGGCGCAGGACAAGAGCACGTTCCCCGCCCTGCTCGGCATGGACGGTGCGAAGGCACAGCTGCACGAGCTGGCCGCACGCATGCAATCCCTCCTGGCCGGCTACGGCGAAGAGGCCGATGCGCTGCGTGCGCTGGCGACGCTGGCAGTGCAACGGGATCACTGA
- a CDS encoding DUF4870 domain-containing protein yields MSEFDNVPPPPATTDAPADQRTMALAAHLLGIFTWFIGPLIIWLINKDDASKAFVTDQAKEALNFQITITIAMLICIVLTLVIIGGILAPIVGILNLVFCIIAAVKANNGEAYRYPFALRLIK; encoded by the coding sequence GTGAGTGAATTCGATAACGTCCCGCCGCCGCCGGCCACCACTGACGCGCCGGCCGACCAGCGCACCATGGCCCTGGCCGCGCACCTGCTGGGCATCTTCACCTGGTTCATCGGCCCGCTGATCATCTGGCTGATCAACAAGGATGACGCCAGCAAGGCCTTCGTGACCGACCAGGCCAAGGAAGCACTGAACTTCCAGATCACCATCACCATCGCAATGCTGATCTGCATCGTGCTGACCCTGGTGATCATCGGCGGCATCCTGGCCCCGATCGTCGGCATCCTGAACCTGGTGTTCTGCATCATCGCCGCGGTCAAGGCCAACAACGGCGAAGCCTACCGCTATCCGTTCGCGCTGCGCCTGATCAAGTAA
- the pmbA gene encoding metalloprotease PmbA — protein MNVIAPEVAVGDDSPARLERLADLSQQLLDRARALGASQAEVSCSEDRGLEVNVRLGEVETVQSTRDRGIAVTVYFGKRKGSASTGDLNEASLAATVEQACAIARHTEDDPAAGLAEAALMARDFPELDSWHPWALQADEAVDLALACELAGRGADARISNSDGASVSSMQSVSVYANSHGFIGRERGTHHSVGCALIAGTGDGMQRDGWYTGGLAREDLEAADSVGRRAAERTVARLQPRSLPTGSMPVLFAPEVARSLVGHLLSAVSGGALYRQASFLLDSVGQRLFPEWMQIEELPHLRRGLRSAAFDGDGVATRASALVSDGVLQRYVLGSYSARKLGLQTTANAGGVHNLQLAANAGSLQEIARQMGDGLLVTELMGQGVNGVTGDYSRGAGGFRVENGEIQYPVDGITIAGNLREMFSSIEAVGSDVDPRSHIRTGSILLGRMTIAGND, from the coding sequence TTGAACGTGATCGCCCCTGAAGTGGCCGTCGGCGACGACAGCCCGGCCCGGCTGGAACGGCTGGCCGACCTTTCCCAGCAGCTGCTTGACCGCGCCCGCGCGCTGGGCGCCAGCCAGGCCGAGGTCAGCTGCAGCGAGGACCGGGGCCTGGAGGTCAATGTCCGCCTTGGCGAGGTCGAGACCGTGCAGTCCACCCGCGACCGCGGCATCGCGGTGACGGTCTATTTCGGCAAGCGCAAGGGCAGTGCCAGCACCGGCGACCTGAACGAGGCCAGCCTGGCGGCCACGGTCGAGCAGGCCTGCGCGATCGCCCGGCACACCGAGGACGACCCGGCTGCCGGGCTGGCCGAGGCGGCGCTGATGGCCCGCGACTTCCCCGAGCTGGACAGCTGGCACCCCTGGGCGCTGCAGGCTGACGAGGCGGTGGACCTGGCCCTGGCCTGCGAGCTGGCCGGTCGCGGGGCCGACGCACGCATCAGCAATTCCGACGGTGCCTCGGTGTCGAGCATGCAGAGCGTATCGGTCTATGCCAATTCGCATGGCTTCATCGGCCGCGAGCGCGGAACCCACCATTCGGTTGGCTGCGCCCTGATCGCTGGCACTGGCGATGGCATGCAGCGTGATGGCTGGTACACCGGCGGCCTGGCCCGCGAGGACCTGGAGGCGGCCGACAGCGTGGGCCGCCGCGCCGCCGAGCGTACCGTGGCCCGCCTGCAGCCGCGTTCGCTGCCGACCGGCAGCATGCCGGTGCTGTTCGCCCCGGAAGTGGCCCGCAGCCTGGTCGGCCACCTGCTGTCGGCGGTATCCGGCGGCGCCCTGTACCGGCAGGCCAGCTTCCTGCTGGACAGTGTCGGCCAGCGGCTGTTCCCGGAGTGGATGCAGATCGAGGAACTGCCGCACCTGCGCCGAGGGCTGCGCTCGGCCGCCTTCGACGGTGACGGCGTGGCGACCCGTGCGTCGGCCCTGGTCAGCGACGGGGTGCTGCAGCGCTACGTGCTGGGCAGCTATTCGGCGCGCAAGCTGGGCCTGCAGACCACCGCCAATGCCGGTGGCGTGCACAACCTGCAGCTGGCCGCCAACGCCGGCTCGCTGCAGGAGATCGCGCGCCAGATGGGCGACGGGCTGCTGGTGACCGAGCTGATGGGGCAGGGCGTGAACGGGGTGACCGGTGACTACTCACGCGGCGCCGGCGGTTTCCGTGTCGAGAACGGCGAGATCCAGTACCCGGTGGACGGCATCACCATCGCCGGCAACCTGCGCGAGATGTTCAGCAGCATCGAGGCGGTCGGCAGCGACGTCGACCCGCGCTCACACATCCGGACCGGTTCGATCCTGCTGGGACGGATGACCATCGCCGGTAATGATTGA
- the yjgA gene encoding ribosome biogenesis factor YjgA: MRGRDEETGEFHDKSRSQNRRDALDVLALGEKLVSLTPAQLARLPIPEDLLPHIAECKRITAHIAHKRQLAFLAKHMRREEDATLDAIRDALDANSETGRREVAMMHRAEDWRDRLLAEGDAALAALLNDYPQADRQQLRTLVRNAQAEKAKNKPPRAYREIFQVLRGLMLPAALGLKAAADEADDVETGEAEED; encoded by the coding sequence ATGCGCGGACGCGACGAAGAAACCGGTGAATTCCACGACAAGAGCCGCAGCCAGAACCGGCGCGACGCGCTCGATGTCCTGGCCCTGGGCGAGAAGCTGGTGTCGTTGACCCCGGCCCAGCTGGCGCGCCTGCCGATTCCGGAAGACCTGCTGCCGCATATCGCCGAGTGCAAGCGCATCACTGCCCATATCGCCCACAAGCGCCAGCTGGCGTTCCTGGCCAAGCACATGCGTCGCGAAGAGGACGCCACGCTGGATGCGATCCGCGATGCGCTGGACGCGAACAGCGAAACCGGCCGCCGCGAAGTGGCGATGATGCATCGCGCGGAAGACTGGCGCGACCGCCTGCTGGCAGAAGGCGACGCAGCGCTGGCCGCACTGCTCAACGATTACCCGCAGGCCGACCGCCAGCAGCTGCGCACGCTGGTGCGCAATGCGCAGGCCGAGAAAGCGAAGAACAAGCCGCCGCGCGCCTATCGCGAGATCTTCCAGGTGCTGCGCGGCCTGATGCTGCCGGCCGCGCTGGGCCTCAAGGCCGCGGCCGATGAGGCCGACGACGTCGAGACCGGCGAAGCCGAGGAGGACTGA